A region from the Candidatus Neomarinimicrobiota bacterium genome encodes:
- a CDS encoding DNA-3-methyladenine glycosylase 2 family protein: MQGERYLDVKLAVKYLSRDNDLKTLIDHFGVITLKRRRNYFKSLLRSIIHQQLSSKAAGTIENRFLELYNASRYPSPEEVLKTPAEVIQNVGISRMKTEYIRGLAKVIVDRDIRLDKLTELSNDEVGTVLKQVRGIGQWTVDMFLIFSLNRPDVFPLNDLGIQKGLMLFLGRAKYLDRESMLSYSEKWKPYRTLVSLYLWKIVDEGIDISSQKKP; this comes from the coding sequence ATGCAAGGGGAACGATACCTTGATGTAAAACTTGCCGTTAAATATCTTAGCAGAGATAATGACTTGAAAACTCTAATTGACCATTTTGGTGTTATTACGTTGAAACGTAGACGTAATTACTTTAAATCCTTGTTGAGGTCAATTATCCACCAACAATTGAGCAGTAAGGCGGCGGGAACTATTGAGAATCGTTTCCTGGAACTTTATAATGCAAGTCGATATCCTTCTCCAGAAGAAGTCTTGAAAACCCCTGCAGAGGTGATTCAAAATGTTGGAATTTCAAGAATGAAAACTGAGTATATACGAGGTCTTGCAAAAGTAATAGTTGATAGAGATATACGTTTAGATAAGCTTACAGAATTATCGAACGATGAAGTCGGAACTGTGTTGAAACAAGTAAGGGGTATCGGTCAATGGACAGTAGATATGTTTCTTATTTTTTCTTTGAATCGCCCTGATGTCTTTCCCTTAAATGATTTGGGAATTCAAAAGGGATTGATGTTATTTCTCGGTCGGGCTAAATATCTGGATCGCGAGTCTATGCTTTCTTATTCCGAAAAATGGAAACCCTATAGAACACTTGTATCTCTCTATCTCTGGAAAATTGTAGATGAAGGAATAGATATTTCTTCTCAAAAAAAGCCTTGA
- a CDS encoding sulfite exporter TauE/SafE family protein has protein sequence MFDIIHSYSLQLPELSLIFLSAVAIGMAKTGLGGFGMLTVPIMAGIFGAKPSTGIVLILLIFADFFGVWFYHKHADIKLILKLSPSTIFGILLGILIGDRISDAQFTVLLAGILILGALVMGANLNNNLKVKPSFLLSLITGSVAGISTMIGNSAGPIMSIYFLAMGLEKNSFIGTGAWFFLFVNLFKLPFHIFIWETIDVKTFLFDLVLIPAIVLGAFAGVWIVKKIPEKPYRVIVIVSVVFAAFQMSLKSF, from the coding sequence ATGTTCGATATCATTCATAGCTATTCACTGCAACTGCCAGAATTATCACTGATCTTTCTTAGCGCTGTGGCTATTGGCATGGCAAAAACAGGTTTGGGCGGTTTCGGTATGCTGACGGTACCGATCATGGCGGGCATTTTCGGGGCTAAGCCTTCAACAGGTATTGTCCTTATTCTTCTGATATTCGCTGATTTTTTTGGTGTCTGGTTTTATCACAAGCATGCCGATATAAAGCTGATCCTGAAACTTTCGCCCAGTACGATCTTTGGTATATTACTGGGGATTCTCATTGGAGACAGAATCAGTGATGCTCAGTTCACGGTTCTGTTGGCGGGAATACTGATCCTCGGTGCATTGGTCATGGGGGCAAACCTAAACAATAATCTAAAAGTCAAACCCAGCTTTCTACTCTCATTAATCACTGGTTCTGTGGCAGGCATTTCAACAATGATCGGCAATTCGGCCGGACCTATCATGTCTATCTACTTTCTTGCTATGGGTTTAGAGAAAAACAGTTTCATCGGCACTGGCGCCTGGTTTTTCCTGTTTGTGAATCTGTTCAAACTACCTTTTCACATATTCATCTGGGAGACTATCGATGTAAAAACTTTCTTGTTTGATCTGGTCCTTATTCCTGCCATTGTCCTTGGTGCCTTTGCGGGGGTCTGGATCGTAAAAAAAATCCCCGAAAAGCCGTACCGTGTGATCGTTATCGTCTCAGTGGTGTTTGCCGCTTTTCAAATGAGCCTGAAGAGTTTTTAG